The proteins below are encoded in one region of Mus caroli chromosome 10, CAROLI_EIJ_v1.1, whole genome shotgun sequence:
- the Mif gene encoding macrophage migration inhibitory factor, whose product MPMFIVNTNVPRASVPEGFLSELTQQLAQATGKPAQYIAVHVVPDQLMTFSGTNDPCALCSLHSIGKIGGAQNRNYSKLLCGLLSDRLHISPDRVYINYYDMNAANVGWNGSTFA is encoded by the exons ATGCCTATGTTCATCGTGAACACCAATGTTCCCCGCGCCTCCGTGCCAGAGGGGTTTCTGTCGGAGCTCACCCAGCAGCTGGCGCAGGCCACCGGCAAGCCCGCACAG tACATCGCAGTGCACGTGGTCCCGGACCAGCTCATGACTTTTAGCGGCACGAACGATCCCTGCGCCCTCTGCAGCCTGCACAGCATTGGCAAGATCGGTGGTGCCCAGAACCGCAACTACAGCAAGCTGCTGTGCGGCCTGCTGTCCGATCGCCTGCACATCAGCCCGGACCG GGTCTACATCAACTATTACGACATGAACGCTGCCAACGTGGGCTGGAACGGTTCCACCTTCGCTTGA